The Candidatus Methylomirabilis sp. genome includes the window GGGCCCCCGCGGCGAGGGCCTTCACGCGGCCCTGGAAGCGGTAGCCGCCCCGGTCGAAAACCACCTGCCGGATCTGGGCGGCCAGCGCCCGCTCCGCCAGCAACTCCCCCACCCGCTTCGCCTGGACGGTCTTCTTCCCGACCTTCTCCTTCCCCTTGAGCTCCGGGGAGAGGGTGGAGGCGGCGACGAGCGTCCGACCCTGCAGGTCATTGATGATCTGGGCGTAGATGTGGCGGGC containing:
- the rplR gene encoding 50S ribosomal protein L18, translated to MGNARAIALARLKRHRRVRKKVVGRPERPRLSVFKSARHIYAQIINDLQGRTLVAASTLSPELKGKEKVGKKTVQAKRVGELLAERALAAQIRQVVFDRGGYRFQGRVKALAAGAREKGLQF